The Sphingosinicellaceae bacterium genome includes the window CCGCGAACCAGCTGTTCGTCCAGGCCTTCCAGCACATCGCCGACCTCCTCCACAGCGAGGGCGACGCACGCGGCATCGATGCGGTCGTCCACTGGAACCCGACCGCGATCAACTACACAAACTACCCGGTGACCACGCTGTACCCGGGCGACGCCTATGTCGACGTCATCGGCGTCGATGAATACAGCACCATGTACCCGCTCGACCTGACCGACTGGCGGACCGCGAACCACGTCCAGATGGCCAACGTCACCGAATGGGCCGCGGTGCCGGAAAACCGGGCCCACTATTTCCTGTATCCGAACGCCACCCAATATCTGCCGACGCCGACGCTCACCAGCAAAGGCTGGTCGCTGGCGCAAGCGATCACGCTGGCGGAGCTCCATGACAAGCCGATCGCCATCGACGAGACCGGGGTTGGCCCCTCAGGGACATCGGTCGGGCTCGCCGATGACCCCGAGTTCCCCAAGATTCTGGCGCAGATACTCGCCGATGCCGAAGCTCGTGGCGTCACGGTGCGCAACGTCAATATCTGGGACACCAACCTTTCGGACGGAAACTGGAACTTCATGAATGGCTCGAAGCCTTTGACCGCGGCGGCGTGGCGCGAGTATTTCGGCTTGATCCCGCCGGTCGGCATCCCCGAGCCGCGAACGTGGATGCTGCTGCTGCTGGGCTTTGGCCTCGCGGGAGCCCGGATCCGCCGCGCCCGGACCGGCCACCGCGCCGCGGCGACCGGCTGACCACCACCCGACCCGGCATCGACGACCTCCGCAAAGTGGCGGTTTCCAGCCTCGCATCGCGCGTCCGCCGCACGGCGGCTCGCGTGTTCGATGCCGGGGTGGACGTTGCCGCGCACGACGGCGAAAAGACGCTCGTCGCGCAGTTCATCGCGGCGGTGCTGATGGCGGCGATCGTCGCCGCCAACCTCGGCATCCGCTTTGGCCTTGCCTGGATCGGCCTCGCAATCCTCGGCGAGCTTTTCATTTACCTGTTGCTGCGGCTCCGGTTCCGAAAGGGGGAGCCGGGAACGCTTGGCGCGCGCGCTCTGTACGTGGCGGGGTGTTGCACCATCGCAAGCATCTGGGCGAGTATTCCGCTGGCGTTCTGGTTTGTCGGGACCCCTGGGTTGAGCGCGGCCGCAATCGTTATCATCGCGAGCTCGCTCATCCACGCGCAGGCGTTCGCCTATCGATCGATCGCGGTGCTTGTCGCAACCGGCGGACCGTCGGCGCTCGTGCTGCTGCTTCTGCCGTGGCTTGGCGAGCCACTTACCGACATCGAGCTGATGTCCTTCTCGCTCGCGACGATCTTGTCGATCGGCTACGCCTGCGCGAGTGTCCATGCGCACCGCGGGGCCGCAAGAACGTTGCAGGCATTGCAGGACGAGCTTGAGCGCTTCGCCTATTTCGATGCGCTGACGTCGCTCGCCAACCGGCGGCAGTTCAGCGACAACCTGCGCAAGTTGATCGCGCTGTCCGAGCGGCGCGGCACGCGCTTCGCGCTGCTGCTGCTCGACCTCGACCAGTTCAAGCAGATCAACGACACGCTCGGCCACGACGCCGGCGACGCGTTGCTGATCGCGGTCGGGGCACGGTTGCGCAACGCCATCCGCGCCGAGGACAATGTCGCGCGCCTGGGCGGCGACGAGTTTGCCATCCTGCTGTCCGGAGCCGACGATGCGGCCGCGATCGCCGCGGTCTGCGAGCGCATCGCCAGCAGCTGCGGCCCCGCCGTCGACTTCAACGGCATCTCGATCCGGTCGAGCCTGAGCGTCGGCGTTGCGCTGTTCCCCGATAATGGCGACCGTCAGGACAGTCTCTACAAGTCCGCCGATCTCGCACTCTACGAGGCCAAGCACTCCGGTCGAAACACCTGGCGCCATAGCGGGTTGACCGTCGAGCCGATCGCGCGGCGCGTACCCGCCGGAGCATCGACGTAGCGCAACACCTTCGGTGCCGAGGACTACGCCGACCACCCGGCCTAAGCCGACATCGCCAAAACCGCCTGAAGCGACGGGCGCGGTTCCGGCCGCGTCGAACCGACGATCGTCGCGGGCGAGGCGCTAGTTCCAGTCGCCTGCAAGCGCTTGCCACAATCCGACGGAGACCGCCGCAGCCGTGTCGGCGCGCAGGATGCGGGGCCCGAGCGAAACCCCGATCGAACCCTGGACAGCGCGAACGGCGTCGCGCTCGGCAGGCGTGAAGCCGCCTTCGGGTCCGATCAGGATCGCGGTGGGGCCTGGCCGCGCGGCTTCGGTAAACGGCGCGCCGCCGGTTTCGTCGGCGAAGATCAACGTGCGATCCGCCGGCCAGTCCCGGAGCAGCGCCGCCAGTGTCAACGTCTCCGACATTTCGGGCAGCGCCGTCCGTCCGCATTGCTCCGCCGCCTCGATCATGTGCGCGCGCAGCCGGTCGAGGTTGAGCTTGTCGACCACGGTCCGCGCCGTCAGCACCGGCACCAGCCGCGCGACGCCGAGCTCGCAGGCCTTCTCCGCCACCCAGTCGATGCGACCGCGCTTTAGGGGCGCGGCGCACAGCCACAGGTCGGGTACGGTCTCGCGGACCCCGAGCTGTGCCTCGATGCGAATCCCGAGCGCCTTGCGCGTACCGCCGTCGACCCGCCCGAGCCACTCTCCGGTGCGGTCATCAAACAGCCGCACCGCGTCGCCGGGGTTCAGTCGCATGACCGTGGCGAGGAAATGGCTGGCGGGGGTCGGCAGCACAATCGCCGCGCCGAGGCCGAGCGGCTGATCGACGAACAGCCGCGGCGTGCTGGCGGGGAGGCGTTCGTCGCTGCTCAACGTCCACCGTCCTCACGAATGTTCGCCCCACCTAGCCCCGTCATGCTGGCGAACGCCAGCACCCATCGCCGTGCGAGCACCGCGGCCCGGGCTGCGCGGCACGGTAGGTGCTGGCGTTCGCCAGCATGACGCCGGTAAAGGGTGAGCCGCATGTCGAGCATCGCCACCCCCGACGCGGAGAGCGTCCCCGCCAGCTGGGTCGACCGGCTCCCGCTCGGCCTGCGCGACTACGCCCGCCTCGCGCGCTTCGACCGCCCCATCGGCAGCTGGCTGCTGTTCTGGCCGTGCGCCTGGGGGCTGGCGCTGGCGGGAGGCCTGCGCGAGCATTGGCCGCTGCTGTTGTGGTTCCTCGCGGGCAGCATCGCGATGCGCGGCGCGGGGTGCGTCTACAACGACATCGTCGACCGCGACCTCGATGCCCGCGTCGCTCGCACCCGCGACCGGCCGCTGGCAAGCGGGCGCGTCCGGCTGAAGGCGGCATGGGCGTGGCTGGTCGCGCTGGCGCTGGTCGGGCTGGTGGTGCTGCTCCAGCTGCGGTGGCAGGCGCAAATTATCGCGCTCGGCTCGCTGGCGCTGGTCGCCGCCTATCCGTTCATGAAGCGCATCACCTGGTGGCCGCAGGCGTGGCTCGGGCTGACCTTCAACTGGGGCGCGCTGGTCGCCTGGATCGCCTTCGCCGATCCGTCGTGGGGCCTCGCGGCGCTGTACGCGGCGGGCATCGCGTGGACGCTCGGCTACGACACCATCTACGCGGTGCAGGACATCGAGGACGACGCGCTTGCCGGCATCAAGTCGAGCGCGCGGGCGCTGGGCGACGGCGCGCGGGCGGGAGTCGCGGCGTTTTACACGGCGACGGCCGCGTTGCTCGGGGTCGCGGTGTGGAGCGTCTATCCGGGGCCGGTCGCTCTGCTGGCGCTAGTGCCGGCGGCGGCGCATCTGGCGTGGCAGGTCAGCGCACTTGGCGACCGCTCGTCGGCCAACGCGCTGCGGTTGTTTCGCTCGAACCGAGCTGCCGGACTCCTGGTGTTTGCGGCGCTCGCGGTGGTCGGGCTGTCGTAGGCCACGCTTGAACATCTTCGACGTGCGATAAGCAGACGTTCAGTCAGCTCGTATGAGACTGAAACCGTCCATTCCTTCCGCCTTTATCACCGCTTTGGAAGCCACGCCCGACGCTATCTCGGGCGTTAGTTTAACGCCCGTTACCACTATCGACGTCCAAGCCGGATGATGCTCAAACACGGTCCAAAGCATATCGACAGGGTCGGAGCCCAGATTAAAGACGGCACTGTTCTGGCCGATACTCGACGCGCACGCTTCGAACCATGCGCGATTATGGTCAGTGTCAACAATCCAGACCGCATCTGAGGGGCTAGCAGAATAAGCGGTCTCGAAGATAATGAGGACTTCCATCGCCGTCTCCTGCCCGGATGCGCAAATGTCCGCAACCGGGCGCAGCGGCCATCCCGACACACCCCGGGGATGACGCCGCCCGCCAAACGCCCTACATCCGCTTCATGCTCACCGTAGATGCCGCGCTCGAACGCCTCACCCATGCCCTCGGCGAGGCGCGCAAGGGTGGGGCCACTGCCGCCGACGCGGTCTATGTCGGGGATGCCTCGACCTCGGTCAGCGTGCGCCTGGGCGCGCTCGAGGATATCGGGCGCAGCGAGGGCGAGGAGGTTGGCCTGCGGGTTTTCGTCGGCGACCGCGCGGCCAGCGTGTCGACCTCGGACCTGTCGCCGAACGGCCTCAGCCTCGTCGTCGAGCGGGCGCTGGCGATGGCGCGCGAGGCGAGCCCCGACCAGTGGGCCGGCCTCGCCCCGCCTGAGCGCCTGATGCGGTCGGGCGTTCCCAACCTCGACCTCGACGACGGCGGTGACCCCTCCGCGGAGAGCCTCAAGGCCGCAGCGCTCGCCGCCGAGGACAGTGCGCGCAGCGTCGAGGGCGTCACCAATTCCGAAGGCGGCGGGGCCAGCGCCGGCCGCGCCGTGACCGCCCTCGTCACATCGACCGGTTTCGCAGGTGGCTACCGCGGCACCAGCTACGGCCTGTCCGCCAGCGTCATCGCCGGTGTCGGCGAAGGCATGCAGCGCGACTATGGCTACCACACCGCGCGCTATCTTGCCGACCTGGAAGGTGCCGAGGCGATCGGGCTCCGCGCCGGCCACCGGGCGATCAAGCGCCTCAACCCGCGCAAGCTCGAGACCCAGGCGCTGACCATCGTCCTCGATCCGCGCGTCGGGACCA containing:
- a CDS encoding glycoside hydrolase family 26 protein, which codes for MILRTAALLVASGLTATATLAATPFPLGVYVGNADASSPAAMASFKASYDAHNAILGEKPKYFNTFTDYRFAPSTWASSARFGAVSATLSGADYLAASSGITPDVGVPMSWSGQGTTKVADFYRATIAGTYDSAYKGIVDAWADGGYKTVDFRPGYEMNGTFQIWSPNNSKDPAANQLFVQAFQHIADLLHSEGDARGIDAVVHWNPTAINYTNYPVTTLYPGDAYVDVIGVDEYSTMYPLDLTDWRTANHVQMANVTEWAAVPENRAHYFLYPNATQYLPTPTLTSKGWSLAQAITLAELHDKPIAIDETGVGPSGTSVGLADDPEFPKILAQILADAEARGVTVRNVNIWDTNLSDGNWNFMNGSKPLTAAAWREYFGLIPPVGIPEPRTWMLLLLGFGLAGARIRRARTGHRAAATG
- a CDS encoding GGDEF domain-containing protein; protein product: MAVSSLASRVRRTAARVFDAGVDVAAHDGEKTLVAQFIAAVLMAAIVAANLGIRFGLAWIGLAILGELFIYLLLRLRFRKGEPGTLGARALYVAGCCTIASIWASIPLAFWFVGTPGLSAAAIVIIASSLIHAQAFAYRSIAVLVATGGPSALVLLLLPWLGEPLTDIELMSFSLATILSIGYACASVHAHRGAARTLQALQDELERFAYFDALTSLANRRQFSDNLRKLIALSERRGTRFALLLLDLDQFKQINDTLGHDAGDALLIAVGARLRNAIRAEDNVARLGGDEFAILLSGADDAAAIAAVCERIASSCGPAVDFNGISIRSSLSVGVALFPDNGDRQDSLYKSADLALYEAKHSGRNTWRHSGLTVEPIARRVPAGAST
- a CDS encoding 16S rRNA (uracil(1498)-N(3))-methyltransferase; this translates as MSSDERLPASTPRLFVDQPLGLGAAIVLPTPASHFLATVMRLNPGDAVRLFDDRTGEWLGRVDGGTRKALGIRIEAQLGVRETVPDLWLCAAPLKRGRIDWVAEKACELGVARLVPVLTARTVVDKLNLDRLRAHMIEAAEQCGRTALPEMSETLTLAALLRDWPADRTLIFADETGGAPFTEAARPGPTAILIGPEGGFTPAERDAVRAVQGSIGVSLGPRILRADTAAAVSVGLWQALAGDWN
- the ubiA gene encoding 4-hydroxybenzoate octaprenyltransferase; translated protein: MSSIATPDAESVPASWVDRLPLGLRDYARLARFDRPIGSWLLFWPCAWGLALAGGLREHWPLLLWFLAGSIAMRGAGCVYNDIVDRDLDARVARTRDRPLASGRVRLKAAWAWLVALALVGLVVLLQLRWQAQIIALGSLALVAAYPFMKRITWWPQAWLGLTFNWGALVAWIAFADPSWGLAALYAAGIAWTLGYDTIYAVQDIEDDALAGIKSSARALGDGARAGVAAFYTATAALLGVAVWSVYPGPVALLALVPAAAHLAWQVSALGDRSSANALRLFRSNRAAGLLVFAALAVVGLS
- a CDS encoding TldD/PmbA family protein, with amino-acid sequence MLTVDAALERLTHALGEARKGGATAADAVYVGDASTSVSVRLGALEDIGRSEGEEVGLRVFVGDRAASVSTSDLSPNGLSLVVERALAMAREASPDQWAGLAPPERLMRSGVPNLDLDDGGDPSAESLKAAALAAEDSARSVEGVTNSEGGGASAGRAVTALVTSTGFAGGYRGTSYGLSASVIAGVGEGMQRDYGYHTARYLADLEGAEAIGLRAGHRAIKRLNPRKLETQALTIVLDPRVGTSLLGHLVGAITGGAITRKSSFLLDSLGKQVFAPGIEIMDDPHRIRGLRSRPFDGEGLATTPTPIIRDGVLTQWLLDSSAARQLGLAPTGHAVRGTSGPPGAGPANLHMAAGTQTPTELMAGIKRGIYVTELIGMGANGLTGDYSRGASGFLIEDGELTVPVAEVTIAGNLKDMFLNLTVANDLDFRHATNVPTIRIEGMTLAGA